From Solanum lycopersicum chromosome 8, SLM_r2.1, the proteins below share one genomic window:
- the LOC101251206 gene encoding probable arabinosyltransferase ARAD1 has translation MSFFIEKSMLASRFLFCLIAISILVLIVSSLYLVQFADNSFIVNTNNSSLYSTSCLESKIPFSPLNITSFEENAKSHNTTSFEASNSISNSRGYICDTKQALLRVYMYDLPPEFHFGLLGWKGNGKEMWPDVDMQGHVPSYPGALNLQHSVEYWLTLDLLSSNITRPCTSIRVKNSSEADVVFVPFFSSLSYNRHSRPPRKGKVSINRILQDKVVEFLRSRHEWKINGGVDHVIVAHHPNSMLVARKKLNSAMFVLADFGRYRTKIANIEKDVIAPYKHIVKTLDANNSPSFEQRHILVYFQGAIYRKSGGAIRLVLYNLLKNEKDVHFTFGSVKSNGVREAGRGMASSKFCLNIVGDTPSSNRLFDAISSHCIPVIISDDIELPFEDVLDYSKFCIFIRSSYAVRKGYLLNFLRGIKEDQWIKMWKRLKEFTKHFEYQYPSQPNDAVDMIWQAIARKLSFMQLKAHRHNRYRTS, from the exons ATgtctttttttattgaaaagagTATGCTAGCATCAAGATTTCTATTTTGCCTAATAGCCATTTCGATTTTGGTCTTGATTGTTTCTTCATTGTACCTTGTCCAATTTGCTGACAATTCATTCATTGTGAATACTAATAATTCTTCTCTTTACTCAACCTCATGTCTAGAATCTAAAATCCCTTTTTCGCCTCTTAACATTACATCATTTGAAGAAAACGCGAAAAGCCACAATACAACATCATTTGAAGCATCCAATTCTATTAGCAATTCACGTGGATATATATGTGACACTAAACAAGCTCTTCTTAGGGTGTATATGTATGATTTACCCCCTGAATTTCACTTTGGGCTATTAGGTTGGAAAGGAAACGGAAAGGAAATGTGGCCTGATGTTGATATGCAGGGTCACGTACCCTCATATCCCGGTGCCTTAAATTTACAACATAGCGTTGAATATTGGCTTACCCTTGATCTTCTATCATCTAATATTACAAGACCATGCACTTCTATTAGAGTGAAGAATTCAAGTGAGGCCGATGTAGTTTTTGTCCCATTCTTTTCGTCTTTGAGTTACAATAGGCATTCTAGGCCTCCTAGGAAGGGAAAGGTTAGTATAAATAGAATACTACAGGATAAAGTGGTAGAGTTTTTAAGAAGTAGACATGAGTGGAAGATAAATGGTGGCGTAGATCATGTGATTGTTGCTCACCATCCTAATAGCATGTTGGTTGCAAGAAAGAAGTTGAACTCTGCAATGTTTGTGCTTGCAGATTTTGGAAGGTACCGAACAAAAATAGCAAATATTGAAAAGGATGTGATTGCGCCTTACAAACATATCGTCAAGACATTAGATGCTAACAACTCGCCCTCTTTTGAGCAACGtcatatattagtttatttcCAGGGGGCAATTTATAGGAAAAGT GGTGGAGCGATCCGTCTAGTATTATACAACCTTCTCAAGAACGAAAAAGATGTACACTTCACTTTTGGAAGCGTCAAATCAAATGGTGTTAGGGAGGCTGGACGTGGAATGGCCTCTTCCAAATTCTGCCTGAATATTGTTGGAGACACCCCTTCATCCAACCGCTTATTTGATGCTATTTCTAGTCATTGTATTCCTGTAATTATTAGTGATGATATTGAGCTACCATTTGAAGATGTTCTCGATTATTCCAAGTTTTGCATCTTTATTCGTTCTTCATACGCTGTAAGGAAGGGATATCTTCTTAATTTCCTTAGAGGAATCAAGGAGGATCAATGGATCAAAATGTGGAAAAGGTTGAAGGAGTTCACAAAACATTTTGAGTACCAATATCCATCCCAACCTAATGATGCAGTTGATATGATTTGGCAGGC